The genomic segment GATCACCGCGACGGTCAAACGGTTGCCTGGAAGTCCGAAGGCCGGCTTCAGCTTGGACTATGAATCCCAGCGGGGCTACGTCAACGCCTCATATCGCGAGATACCGAACGAGGCGGACTGGCAGGAACTGACGTGGACGATCGATGACGCGAATTTCGTCGGTCAGTGGGGCTGGAATTTCCGCATCAACGCGATTGCCTCGCCCAGCGAGTTTCTGATCAAGGACGTTCGGGTGAAAAAGCGGCCATGACACGCACGTCCCATCAGCCCATCATCGAGCGCCGATCATGGAAGACTGAACGAGAGCTGGGCATGTCTGGTCAAGCAGGACTCGTCGATTGCGACTTCACGCTGGCGCTCAACAACAGGACCGGCAAGTTCTTCTTCTGCGGCGATCTGATCGCCGGCTCGAAGGATCTGATCCGCAACGTCTATTACTGGAGGCTTGGATTCGACCAGATTCCCACCGGTCTGATTGCCCGCATCCTGGGCCGACTGGCCGTCGTAGAAATCGATCTCCGGGTTCGGCATCCCAGGACACTCCCGACCTTCTTGTCGCGCCGGGACAGGGTGCCAATTGTCTTTACCGATCCAAGAGAAGTCCTGATCCACGACCTGCGCGAAACCGACATCATCCTTTGCCATGACGTCGGCCCGCTGACCCACCCGACCTTTTACGCCGATGGCGTCGAGCAGATCTACCGCGCGGCGTTCGATCGCATTGCGGAGGCCAAGCCGCATCTTCTGTTCGCCAGTGAAAGCTCCTGCGAGGAGTTCAAGCTGCTCTATGGCGACGATTTCCCGTACTTGGGCGTTCTTTACCCGCCAATCAGATTCGGCGCGGGCTCCTCAGACCAGCAACCGGTGACGTCTATCCCGGGCAAGTTCTTTCTGTCCGTCGGCAGCCTGGGAACGCGCAAGAACCAGTTGCGGGCGATCGAGGCCTTCGGACGAAGCGGCCTCGTCGAGAAGGGATATCGATATGTGATTTGCGGCGGGCCGGAGCCTGGCGCCGAACACGTCATCGCCGCTGCAGACCAGACCCCCGGCGTCCTCATTCCGGGTTACGTCAACGATCCGCAGCTTCGCTGGCTGTACTCCCACGCAGAAGGATTCATTCTTCCGAGTTTGCTTGAAGGCTTCGGCTTGCCGGCGGCCGAGGCGATTCACTATGGAGTGATACCATTGCTGAGCCGAGGCGGCGCTCTCGAGGAGGTCGCGGGCCCATCGGCCATCCTTGTCGACCCGCTGGATGTCGATGCGATCGTCCAAGGAATGCATCAGATTGCAGTTATGAGCGAGGGGGAGAAGACGCAACGCTTGGATCAGATGCGAACGAGTATTGCGAGATTCTCAACGGAAGACGCCTTAGGGGTCTGGCGATCAGTTCTGTCCCGTGCCGCGTCGCTTCACCAGCATGTGGGCGCTGGCCGATCCACATCGCGATAGCAACGGCAGCGCAACGCCCTCCCCGTCACGCAGACATCTTCCCTGAACGGATGAGTGTCTGCGCGAACAGCCCGCCATGAAAGAGATTCCCGGCATCAGTGCAGGCTGGTAGGCTGACCCCATGCTTGTCGAGAACCTTGCTCATTTCAGCGCCGATACTCGTTTTGAAGCCGACCTCGTCATTATCGGAGGCGGCCCAGCAGGTCTCACAGTAGCGCGCGAGCTGCGAGGTGCTCAGCTACGCGTCCTGATCGTCGAGAGCGGGCTGCTTGAGGAGGCTCCTCAAGCAAACGAACTCTCCACGCTGGAGAGCATCGGCGAGCCGAACGCCCCGCACCAGATTCAGAAGAGGATTGCTTTTCACGGCGCCAATTGCCGTTCCTGGACTCAGGACCAGCAACCTTATGGTGTCCGTTGTCGAGCGCTCGGAGGCTCGACCCATGCTTGGGCGGGAAAGTCAGCCGCCTTCGACGACATCGATTTTCAGGAGCGGGCATGGGTACCGCATTCCGGCTGGCCGATGGACCGATCCAGCCTCGATCCGTTTCTCGATCGAGCAGCCGATATTCTGAACCTCGGACCGAACCGTTACGACGACACCCTTTGGACTCTGCTCGGCATTTCGCCTCCCGAACCTCAACTCGGCACGCAGGGGCTTCGCTCGTTCTTCTGGCAGTTTTCGCGATCCCGGGTCGATCCTCTCGACATTATGCGGTTCGGTGCCGACTTTCTCAGGCTGGAAGCCGACAACATTCGCGTTCTGCTCAACGCGACCGCGACGCGCCTCAATCTCACCCAGGAGGGAGACGGGTTTCGCGGACTGGAGATCGCGACGATCGACGGGCAACGCCACACCGTTCACGCAAAGGCCGCCGTGATCGCCGGCGGCGGTATCGAAAATGCGCGCCTTCTGCTCGCGTCAACCACGATCCACGCCAATGGAGTCGGCAATCAGTACGATCTGGTCGGGCGCTTCCTGATGGATCACGCCGGCGCGCGGATCGCCAGGTTCGGCGGATCGAACGCCAACCAGATCATGCGGCGTTTTGGATTCTACGGCCTCCGCAATAGCGGCCGCACCTCCATGTACATGCACGGCCTCGCCATCACGCCTGAGATGCAGGAGCGAGAACATCTTTTGAATTCGGCTATCTATTTCATGCCGGAGCATGCGGCGGACGATCCATGGGACGCCGTCAAGCGGCTCCTTACCGGCAAGAGCAAGCGACAGGTCAAGGATGCCATGCGGGCCATCGCCGGCGCCGGCCTCCTTGGCAAGGGCGCCGCCATGAAGCTGCTGTCCAGCGACCGGCTTCCAGTCGCCGTCAAGGATTTCATCGTCCAAACTGCCATTCGATACATGCCTAATGTGGCCGCGGACGACTTCCTCAGTCGCGGCGTTCCACACAAGGTGACGGACGTGTGGATCGACGCCATATCCGAGCAGCAGCCCGATCCCGACAGCCGCATCACGTTGTCAGAGAAGACAGACCGGTTGGGCCTGCCGCTTGCTCGGGTCAATTGGAAGATCAACGCTGACGAGCGCCGAACCATCATGCGGCTCGGCCACATCGTGGAGTCGGCTTTCGCGCAAGCGCGGCTACCGAAGCCGATCCTGGAACCATGGATCGCGGAAGGCGCGTTCAACGACGCTGTGATCATCGACATGGCGCACAGCATGGGAACGACGCGGATGTCGGCGTCGGCGCGATCAGGCGTTGTCGACGAACAGTGCCAAGTTCACGGCGTTCGCGGCCTCTATATCGCCGGCAGTTCGATCTTTCCGACCAGTGGTCACGCCAATCCAACTCTTATGATCGTGGCCTTTGCGGTCCGTCTTGCCGACCGTATCCGACAGACCCTGCTATAGTCCGCTTCCGCCGGATCGTCGCGCCGCGGCCAGAATACCGAGCCCGGGTTCGAGCGCCAGGCTCGTACTCGACCTCACGCCCGACAACGCGTCGCGCTTGGCACAGGCTAGCGCTGCGAAGATGAAGAACGGTAGACCAAGGTCAGTCAGCGCACCGGCCAGAACCTGTGTCACCAGCATCGCCGCACAGGTGACCTTGGCTGCCTGTCTGTAGCCCTCATCCCTTGCATCCACCCCGTTTTCGTCTTTCGCCAAGAACACCGACAGGAAGAAGCCGATGAACAGGATGCTTCCCACGATCCCAAGGCTGGCAAGCACGGCAATCGGGAAGCTCGAGGCTCGCATGCTGCCGTTGCCGACGCCGAATCCGAAGGTGTCGAAGAAGTTCTCGAGTCCTTGTCTGTTCCAAAGCGATCTCTCGACCCCCGAGGAACTCGACAGCTTGTTCAACACCAGCTCGTTGAGAATGTCCGCCACGTAGCTGGATGCACGTTCGTCGGCGAGAATGCCCAGAATGACGAACGCCACGGCGAACGGAGCGCCCGCCAGCAAAACCATGGACTCGATGCGCAAGGTACCGGAGAGCGATGCCGAGACGATCTGGAAATAGAAGATGCCCAGGACCACCGCGAGCCCGACATAAGCCGTCGACGATTTCGAAAGAAGCGCCGCGCCGAGGGACAGCACGGCCAGCACCAGCGACAAACGCCGGTAGACCCCGCAAAGCCATAGCTGAAACGTGAAGGCAAAGAACGCGATCGTCATCGATCCAAACGAGGACGCCTCGGTGAAGGAGCCGACCAGTCGCTTCGACCCCGCAAGCTCCACCTCGGTCAAAAGCCCGTACGAGGCGTTCCGGATGAACGACAAGATTTCAGTCGTGTTGGAGTAATAAGTGGCGAGGTCGAGCACTGCGAAGGCAAGGTTGGCGGCGACGCACAAGATCGCAGCGCTACCCAGCTGACTTCTTCCCACGTAAGAGGTCGCGTACGCCCAAATCAGAGCAAAGCAGATGAGATCTCCGACAAGATAGACCGATTGTGTGAAATTCGACGTCGCCGGCTGGAGAACCACCATGTAGCCGGTCGTTCGCACAGGATAGACAAACGTTTCCCCAGCAAACAGCCTCGGCATGAAATAGGCCGAGACCAGACAGTCCACCACGATAAGCGCCAGCCAAAATCCCGGCGTTCCTATCGCCAGGGCATCGGACACCCGGCTCCGGTAGTCCGGTTCGGCCAGAATACGGATCGTCAGAAACCCCAACAGCAAATGCGATGGGGTTACGTTGGTGCCGCCCAGGCTTGGCAGCGTGAAAGCAGCGGCCGCACCGAGCAGGATCGAGCAAACGAACGCGTGAATGATGAAAGATACGGGCCGAAAGAGGCAGATCACGCCGAGCGCGAGCGTGATCATTCCGATGACTTCGATCGTCATGGTGGTGCCCCGGAGCCCTTCTCTTGCTGTCGGCGGCCGGAGCTCATCGAGCCTCGGACCGCACTGAAGTTTCTCGCTTTACTCAATTCTGTCAACGCCTCCTTCGAGCCGGCGAGGCATGTGGGCCGCTATACGGCGAGCGGCTTCCCTCTGATCGGCCGCCCCGGCCCGCCCACCGCGGCACGAGACCACGTACAGGAATAGAGCTGTGCCAGCTACGCTATCAGGACAGGCCGCAGACAGGGGCGTCCATGAGGTCGTATCGACGCCGGACCGGACGCACCGCCTGCTAATTCACGCACCACCGCAAGTCCGAGTGCTGACCGGCACCTTTGCGCCTATCCCATTAGGAAGCCCCATGAATTTACCATTGTCCCAAACAAACAAGCACGGATGACCTCATTCTCCCTACAGTTGCCTTGACACTATCTGTCGCCGTCGGCAGATCGATAGTTGGCCCAGCACGCGAGAGGCGCTCTGGGGATCGCATTAGGTGAACCCATTGCCCTTTCGTCGACTGACGATCAACGGGAAGTTCCTGACAGCGCGACCTACCGGCGTGCACAGGGTCGCCGATCAACTTATTCGCCAGATCGTTTTGAACCAGGGCCTCCTGGACGGCGTATTTGCGACTTCACCTGCGATCGTTGCCCCAAGGTCCGCACCAGACGGGACGCAAGGCGTTCACGTCGAGCGCTATGGCCGCCTGCGCGGGCAGTTGTGGGAGCAGATGGACCTGCCCCGCGCCGCGCGCTCCGATCTGCTGCTCAACCTGTGCAATCTTGGACCTGTGGCACTCGGCAGCGCGATCACGATGATCCATGATGCTCAAGTCTTCATCACGCCGCAGTCCTATTCGTTCGCTTTTCGCACGTGGTATAAGACCATTCTGCCGCTGATCGGGCAGAGACATCGTCGTATTCTGACGGTGTCCCATTTCTCCGCCGAGCAACTGACGCGGGCCGGCGTCGCCGATGCCGAGCGCATCTCGGTGATTCATAACGGCGTCGATCACGTCCTTGCGTATCCACGAGCGCCCGAGATCATCGAGCGTCTTTCGCTTGCGCGGCGGCGCTTTGTTGTCGCGCTTTCTTCCACTCAGGCGCACAAAAATATCAAGGTCCTGCTGGATGCCTTCTCCAGTCCGGAGCTTGGCGACATCAAACTCGTCCTGTTTGGCGGACATGATCGCGGCGACTTTGAACGCCTGTCCTACAACGTTCCAGCCAATGTCGTGTTTGCAGGGCCTGTGACCGACGGGGAGTTGCGGTCCCTGTTTGAAGCGGCGCTGTGCGTGGCATTTCCATCCACCACGGAGGGGTTCGGCCTTCCCCCGTTGGAAGGAATGGCTTTGGGGTGTCCGGCCATCGTCGCGCCGTGCGGTGCACTTCCCGAGGTCGCCGGGCAAGGTGCGCTCTACGCGGCGGCAGACAATCCCAGGGAGTGGATCGAAGCGATCAGATCCCTCGCGGCCTCGCCGCCATTCTGGCTGGAGCGCTCCGCCATGGGGGTAGCGCAGGCAGCCAATTTCACTTGGCGGAAAGCTGGTACGGATCTCTGCAATGTCATTCGACTCGTCGCCGAAGACCGATAGCGAAAGCCGAGTTGGAGGACCGATGGGGTCGACCAGGATCGCAGTGGTCGTCGCCAGCACCGGCCGTCCAGAGGAGCTTGGCCGCTGGAAAGAGCACATTCTCCGACAGACCCTCCAGCCAAGCCGGTTCGTATTTGCGGTCGTGAAGCCGTCAGATCTGCCGTCCTCGGACGCGATGCTTCCCTGCGCCGAGGTTGTCTACTGCAATCCGGGACTTCCCGCGCAGCGCAACGCTGCGCTTGAGTTGCTTCTTGGCTCCACGGACATCATCGCGTTTTTCGACGATGATTATGTTCCCTCGGCCTATTGCCTCGAGGGGATCGTGGACTTCTTCCAGCGCCATCCTGCAGTGGTCGCCGTGAATGGATCGCTGCTGGCGGATGGGATCAACACCGCAGGGATTCCATACGAAGAAGCCATCGCACTTGTCGACGCCAACGATAGGAACGGTAAGCCCGAGGCGAAAGTGATCTGTTCGCTCGATGGACTGTATGGCTGCAACATGGTGTATCGGAGCGCCGCCATCGGTGCGGAGCGCTTCGACGAGAACCTACCGCTGTACGCCTGGCAAGAGGACATCGACTTCGCCGCACGCGTGGGTCGCCGCGGGGGCCTCGCACTCACCACCGCCTTCGCCGGAGTTCACCAGGGTGTCAAAGCCGCACGTCTGGCGGGCGTACGCCTGGGCTATTCGCAGATCGTCAACCCAGTGTATCTCATGCGGAAAGGCACTCTGTCCTTCAAAGCCGGAATTCGGTTGATTGCGCGCAATCTGGTGATGAACCATGTCCGCGCCTTCAAGCCCGAGCCGTGGATCGATCGCAGGGGCCGCTGCAAGGGAAATTGGATCGGCATCCTGGACCTGGTGATCGGACGCGATCACCCGAAGAACATCCTTTCCATTCGCCAGTGACCTCCGAAACAGATCATTTTACCGCTTGCCTTGGCACGCCAAAGATAGCGGCGGAGATCGCGAACCACGATGATCAGTCACAACTTCGGCAATACAGATCGATCTAGCGCCTGATGAACGATCGAACGAGATTGACGATCTTCGCTTCGGCGCCTGTTGGGCGCCCTGCGACAAACCAGAGCGCCAGAATCGCGACGGCATAGACTGCTGCAGCCAATAGAACTGCCCCCAGCAACTTCGCGGCCATCAGAACAATTTGCGGCTCGTGCTCCAGGTCACCGGTGAACGGATAGACCGCCGCGGCCATCACCGCGCTTGCCACGATCGAACGCCAATGCTCTGCGACCTGCTTCCACGCGGACCAGCCAATTGTTTGTTGTGCCGCCCGCATCGACACCGCTGCCACGAATACAGCTGTCAGCATTCGCATCCCGACCGCCCCCTCCATCCCGAACAGCCAGATCGCGACCAACAAAATCGGCATCTTGAAGAGCAATTCCGACAGCGCGATCGGAAACAGCGCCTGGGTCCTGTTCAACGACATCAACAGCGGCGATAGCGGCGACACGAACAGTGACGGAATAATCGACAGCGCCATGAACGCGACGATCGGCGAGATCACGATCCATTTTTCGCCCAGCACCAGGCGGATCAGCGGATCCGCCACGAGGCCGAGTCCGATCAGCACCGGAAGGCCGACGCAGACGATCATCGCGGCGCTTGCCCGATACGCATCTTTCAATCGCGTGGGATTGTCGCGGATCAGCGAAAACGCCACGGTGAGCGGATTGAGAAGCTGGACGATGATCACCTGGGTCGGCAACGACGCCAGATTTGATGCCATGGAGAACCGCCCGAGATCCTGACGGCTCACCATCCGCCCCAGCATCAACTGGTCGATCTGCCAGTTCATCGCCCCGACAAGCTGATTGATCGTGGACCAGCGCACAAAGGCGGAGAATTCGCCCCATTCGGCCAGCGACAGCCGCGGCCGATACCTGAACGCGATGTGGCTCGCGACGGCTATCGTGAGCGGCGTCGCGATCGTCCCGACAGCGATCGCCCAATACGACCCCGTGCACCAGGCAACCACGACCGACACCACCAGGGATGTCAGCTTGCCCATCGCCTCCAG from the Rhodopseudomonas palustris genome contains:
- a CDS encoding glycosyltransferase, giving the protein MTRTSHQPIIERRSWKTERELGMSGQAGLVDCDFTLALNNRTGKFFFCGDLIAGSKDLIRNVYYWRLGFDQIPTGLIARILGRLAVVEIDLRVRHPRTLPTFLSRRDRVPIVFTDPREVLIHDLRETDIILCHDVGPLTHPTFYADGVEQIYRAAFDRIAEAKPHLLFASESSCEEFKLLYGDDFPYLGVLYPPIRFGAGSSDQQPVTSIPGKFFLSVGSLGTRKNQLRAIEAFGRSGLVEKGYRYVICGGPEPGAEHVIAAADQTPGVLIPGYVNDPQLRWLYSHAEGFILPSLLEGFGLPAAEAIHYGVIPLLSRGGALEEVAGPSAILVDPLDVDAIVQGMHQIAVMSEGEKTQRLDQMRTSIARFSTEDALGVWRSVLSRAASLHQHVGAGRSTSR
- a CDS encoding GMC oxidoreductase, with the translated sequence MLVENLAHFSADTRFEADLVIIGGGPAGLTVARELRGAQLRVLIVESGLLEEAPQANELSTLESIGEPNAPHQIQKRIAFHGANCRSWTQDQQPYGVRCRALGGSTHAWAGKSAAFDDIDFQERAWVPHSGWPMDRSSLDPFLDRAADILNLGPNRYDDTLWTLLGISPPEPQLGTQGLRSFFWQFSRSRVDPLDIMRFGADFLRLEADNIRVLLNATATRLNLTQEGDGFRGLEIATIDGQRHTVHAKAAVIAGGGIENARLLLASTTIHANGVGNQYDLVGRFLMDHAGARIARFGGSNANQIMRRFGFYGLRNSGRTSMYMHGLAITPEMQEREHLLNSAIYFMPEHAADDPWDAVKRLLTGKSKRQVKDAMRAIAGAGLLGKGAAMKLLSSDRLPVAVKDFIVQTAIRYMPNVAADDFLSRGVPHKVTDVWIDAISEQQPDPDSRITLSEKTDRLGLPLARVNWKINADERRTIMRLGHIVESAFAQARLPKPILEPWIAEGAFNDAVIIDMAHSMGTTRMSASARSGVVDEQCQVHGVRGLYIAGSSIFPTSGHANPTLMIVAFAVRLADRIRQTLL
- a CDS encoding glycosyltransferase family 4 protein gives rise to the protein MNPLPFRRLTINGKFLTARPTGVHRVADQLIRQIVLNQGLLDGVFATSPAIVAPRSAPDGTQGVHVERYGRLRGQLWEQMDLPRAARSDLLLNLCNLGPVALGSAITMIHDAQVFITPQSYSFAFRTWYKTILPLIGQRHRRILTVSHFSAEQLTRAGVADAERISVIHNGVDHVLAYPRAPEIIERLSLARRRFVVALSSTQAHKNIKVLLDAFSSPELGDIKLVLFGGHDRGDFERLSYNVPANVVFAGPVTDGELRSLFEAALCVAFPSTTEGFGLPPLEGMALGCPAIVAPCGALPEVAGQGALYAAADNPREWIEAIRSLAASPPFWLERSAMGVAQAANFTWRKAGTDLCNVIRLVAEDR
- a CDS encoding glycosyltransferase family 2 protein, coding for MSFDSSPKTDSESRVGGPMGSTRIAVVVASTGRPEELGRWKEHILRQTLQPSRFVFAVVKPSDLPSSDAMLPCAEVVYCNPGLPAQRNAALELLLGSTDIIAFFDDDYVPSAYCLEGIVDFFQRHPAVVAVNGSLLADGINTAGIPYEEAIALVDANDRNGKPEAKVICSLDGLYGCNMVYRSAAIGAERFDENLPLYAWQEDIDFAARVGRRGGLALTTAFAGVHQGVKAARLAGVRLGYSQIVNPVYLMRKGTLSFKAGIRLIARNLVMNHVRAFKPEPWIDRRGRCKGNWIGILDLVIGRDHPKNILSIRQ
- a CDS encoding lipopolysaccharide biosynthesis protein; this translates as MGSESHSEAPVGARAAASAGLLVASRLITRCIDLITLSLLGRLLTPADFGIVAIAMSVIFIVEAVMEIPIGVALIRVRNPTKRHYDTAFTVGLLRSCALMVVVTALSWLIAELYRDERLIWLIAVLGTAPAVRSLGSPRITEFTRRMDYRPIVALEAMGKLTSLVVSVVVAWCTGSYWAIAVGTIATPLTIAVASHIAFRYRPRLSLAEWGEFSAFVRWSTINQLVGAMNWQIDQLMLGRMVSRQDLGRFSMASNLASLPTQVIIVQLLNPLTVAFSLIRDNPTRLKDAYRASAAMIVCVGLPVLIGLGLVADPLIRLVLGEKWIVISPIVAFMALSIIPSLFVSPLSPLLMSLNRTQALFPIALSELLFKMPILLVAIWLFGMEGAVGMRMLTAVFVAAVSMRAAQQTIGWSAWKQVAEHWRSIVASAVMAAAVYPFTGDLEHEPQIVLMAAKLLGAVLLAAAVYAVAILALWFVAGRPTGAEAKIVNLVRSFIRR